The sequence CTTTTTTCATGGCTGATTCCGTAACGTGACTAATGAGGTTTTGACGATTTGTCGGACGTGTTCGCAATGCAAGGAAATGCGCCGCAATGCGTTGGCCTGGTTCGTCGCGACGGGCCGAATTATCAATATGATTTGGAAAGTATTTTGTAAATCATTGTCAGATTATCGCCTTACAAACGATTTGCTCGTGGTGCCGGAGAATTTCGGAAATGCGGCGATTTGCCGCACTTTTACGCCAAGCGGCGACTCCGATTATTTGATGTTAATGCATTGTTTTAATTGGGAATATTGGCCTTTCTCCGGCGTGTCGACATAGGTATGGAAGGCCGCCGACAGATCTGCCCCGAGGTGCCGAAGAGACGTTTGCTTTTTGACTTTTCTGTAAGAGTTGTCAAATCGCAACGTCAAAAAATTCCTTTCAATCAATTATGAGATATCAATCTCATTAAAAATTATTGACGCAATCGTTTGCGAATCCATGAAATCTCACGGCCCACATGTTTTCATTTTATGCAATCATTTCAATATTCATGAATTTGAATTTATTTGACAATTAAATTGCACATTTGTATTTATGAGATAAGTCGATTCGCGACTTAATTCATTTGCAATCGTTTGCCGATTGAGAGTGCGCGTGCTCAAACGTTTGCCGATGTCGCCGAACGAAAAGACCGTGGAATTCGCTCGGGGGCGGCCCTCCCCCGCCGTGCGGATCGGGGCAATTCGGCGATTCGGCGGCTGCCGGATGCGATCCGCAACGCGCCGGCGGGCCCCGAATCGATCGAGCGCCGCGCGGGGTTGCGAGATGGCGGCGCGCTGGCGCGAGCTACCCCGATCGAGACGATCGGCCGACGCACGTTCGAACGGCGTCACGCGTGCAATGGGAAGCGACGTGCGAAGCGAAGCGGAAAGCGGGAAGCGAAACGGAAAGCGAAGCGGCCGGATCGCCCGCCGAGCGCGAGCGCCGGGCGCTTCGCCGACGATGCCGAGCGGCAGCGGTGCGGCTCGCCGACGGGTGCGCATCGCGTGTTGCGCATCGCGAAGGCCGCCAATATGCGGATCGCGCACGGCCGACGCGGCCGGCCCGGCTAACGCGCGAGAGCGCCCGTTAGCCGGGCGATGATGCGCAATGCGCAGGCGGTGGATAGGATTTCGCGGGCGCGCGTCGCCCACGCGGAATCAGCGAGGCAACAAGACGAGAATTGAAAACCGCGGCGCGGATGCGAAGCGACGCGTTCGGCGTCGCGGGAATGCTTCGCGAATTCACGCGCGGGCGACGCGCGCGGGTCGATTAGCGGCGCTTGCCGCGCCGAATCTGCGTATCGACGTGCGTATCGACGTGCGTATCGACCCGCGTATCGACCTCCGTATCGACGTGCCGAGCGTCACAACGGCCGGACGATCGGCCCTCACCGCTCAGCGAACCAGGACAGCGGCGCACCGGCGCGCAACGAATCCGACGCTGCGACGCGCCAACGCCACGCACGGCGCACTACCTGAGCCGACGGGCACGCATGCCGAGGCCACGCGGCGCGCCCGATCAGCTCGAACGCTAGCTCAGGCTTGCGGACAGATGTCCCCGCCACCGCACGCGGCGCGCGACCAGCCGCCGCCGAGCGCGCGATACAGCGCGATCGCGTTCGTGAGCCGCAGCTGCTTCAGGCGAATCAGCTCCTGCCCGGATTCGAACGTGCTGCGCTGCGCGTCGAGCAGTTCGAGATAGCTCGCGACGCCGCTGCCGTAGCGCCGCTGCGCGAGCCGCAGCCGCTCGGTGTCCGCGCCGTACGCCGCCTGCTGCGCGGCGAGCTGCGCGTCGATCTGATCGCGGGCCGCGAGCGCGTCGGCGACTTCGCGAAACGCCGTCTGGATCGTCTTCTCGTAGTCGGCCACCGCGATGTCCTTGCGCGCGTCGGCGACGTCGAGGTTCGCACGATTGCGCCCGCCCGCGAAGATCGGCAGCGTGAGTCGCGGCGCGAACGTCCACACGCTCGAGCCGGCCGAGAAGAGCCCCGAGAACGCATCGCTGACCGAACCGGCGTCGGTGGTCAGCGTGATGCGCGGGAAGAACGCCGCGCGCGCGGCGCCGATGTTCGCGTTCGCCGCAACGAGCCGCTGCTCGGCCTGCCGGATGTCCGGCCGCTGTTCGAGCAGATCCGACGGCAGCCCCGGCGACACCGGCGCGACGGCGAACTCGTCGAGCGCGGGCGCGCCGGCGGGCAACGTCGTCGTGAAATCGCCCGCGAGCAGCTTCAGCGCGCTCGTCGCCTGCGTATGCTCGCGCTCGAGCGCCGCCTTCGACGCGCGCGCCGACGCGACGAGCATCTCGGCCGTGCGCAGCTCGATCGCCGTGCTCGTGCCGGCCGCGTAGCGGCGCTGCGTGAGCGCGTACGTCGCGTCGCGCGCGGCGAGCGTGCGCTCGGCGAGCGCCAGTTGATCGACGAGCGCGCGCTCGGCCACGTAAGCGGACGCGACCTCGGCGATCAGGCTGATGTGCGCCGCGCGCCGCCCTTCGGCCGTCGCGAAGTATTCGGCGAGCGCCGCGTCGGACAGGCTCTTCACGCGGCCGAACAGATCGATCTCGAACGCGCTCACGCCGACGCCCGCGCGATACAGCGTGCTCGTCGCGCTCTCGCGCAGCACCGGGTCGTACTGGCGCGTGCGCTCGTAGCCGAGATTGCCGTCGATCGACGGCAGCCGGTCCGCGCGCGCGACGCCGTACAGGCCGCGCGCTTCCTGAATGCGCAGCGTCGCGATCCGCAGGTCGCGATTGTTCGCGAGCGCCGCGTCGATCAGCGTGCGCAGCGACGGATCGGTGAAGTACGCGCGCCAGTCGTCGAGGCGCATGTCGTGCGTGTCGTGCGTGTCGTGTACCTCTTGCAGCTCGTGCAGCTCATGCATCTCGTGCGCGCCGCTCGCGTTCGCCGCGTCACGCGCGCCGGGCATGCCGCGCGCGCCGCCGTCGGCCGCCGATGCCGCCGCATCGCGCGACGCCGCCGCGTCCGTTCGCGCATAGCTCGCCGGCACGGGCGCGGCCGGCCGCTCGTAGCGCGGCGCGAGCGTGCAGCCCGCGACAAGCGCCGCCGCGAGCGCGATCGGCCACGCCCGAGGCGCGCCCGGCCGCCCCGAACGGCATGATCCGTTTCGCACGGACAGAGGTGTCATCATCGCTTTCACTTGATCTCCAGGGCCGCATTCGCGCCGCCGCGGCGGCGCGGGCTCACGTCGAACACGCGGCCGACGCACACGAAAAAGAGCGGGACGAGGAAGATCGCGAACAGCGTCGCGCTGATCACGCCGCCGAGCACGCCCGTGCCGATCGCGACCTGCGCGCCGGACGCGGCGCCCGTCGCGAACGCGAGCGGCAGCACGCCCACGCCGAACGCGAGCGACGTCATCACGATCGGTCGCAGCCGCAGCCGCGCCGCTTCGAGCGCCGCGTCGGCGAGCGACCTCCCCTGCGCGACCAGATCCTTCGCGACCTCGACGATCAGGATCGCGTTCTTCGCGGACAACCCGATCGTCGCGATCAGCCCCACCTTGAAATAGATGTCGTTGGGCATTGCGCGCAGCGTGACGCCCGCCACCGCGCCGATCACGCCGAGCGGCACGACGAGCATCACCGCGAACGGAATCGACCAGCTCTCGTACAGCGCCGCGAGCGCGAGAAACACGACGAGCACCGACAGCGCGAACAGCATCGGCGCCTGCGCGCCCGACAGCCGCTCCTCGTACGACTGCCCGGACCACGCATAGCCGACGCCCGCGGGCAGCGCCGACGCGATCCGCTCGATCGCCGCCATCGCCTCGCCGCTGCTGTGCCCGGCCGCCGCCGAGCCGTTGATCGTAAACGACGGGAAGCCGTTGTAGCGCGTCAGCTGCGGCGGGCCTATCGTCCATTGCAGCGTCGCGAACGCCGCGAGCGGCACCATCTCGCCGCGTGCGTTGCGCACGCGCAGCTTCGTCACGTCGTCGGGATCGAGCCGGTGCGGCCCGTCGGCCTGCACGATCACGCGGCGCACCTGCGCGCCGTGCATGAAATCGCCGATGTAGTCGGAGCCGAACATCACCGCGAGCGTCGCGTTGATCTCGTCCATCGACACGCCGAGCGCCGACGCCTTCGCGCGATCGATGTCGAGCTTCAACTGCGGCGCGTCCTGCGTGCCGGCGAACATCAGATCGGCGAGCACGGGGTTCTTGCGCCCGTCGGCGAGCAGCTTCTCGCGCGCGGCGGCGAGCGCCGCGTAGCCGAGCCCGCCGCGATCCTGCAAGCGGAAATCGAAGCCGCCCGTCGAGCCGAGGTCGGGCAACGCGGGCGAATTCATTGCGAACACCGTCGTGTTCGGCGTGCCCGCGAAGCGTTCGTTGATCCGCGCGACGATCGCCTGCACCTGGTCGTGCGCGCGCTTGCGCTCCTTCCAGTCCTTCAGCGTGACGAAGATCATCCCGCCGTTCGGCCCCTCGCCGTACAGGTTGAAGCCGCCGAGCGCGAACGTGTACGCGCTCGGCTCCTCGCCGCGCACGTATTCCTCGACGCGCCGCACGCTCTGCATCGTCTCCGCGAGCGGCGTGCCCTGCGGGCGCACCACCATCACCATGAAATTGCCCTGGTCCTCGTCCGGCAGGAACGCGGTCGGCAGCTTCGTGATCAGCAGCGCCGCGAGCGCCGTCAGCGCGCCATAGACGACGAGCCAGCGCAGCGGGCGCTCGAGCACCTGCCCGACGCGCCGCGTGTAGCGGCCGGTCGAGCGCGCGACGAAGCGGTTGAACCAGCCGAAGAAGCCGCCCTTGTCGTGATGGTCGTCGGCCACCGGCTTGAGCAGCGTCGCGCAGAGCGCCGGCGTGAGCGACAGCGCGAGAAACGCCGAGAAGCCAATCGACACCGCCAGCGCGAGCGCGAACTGCCGGTAGATGTTGCCGACCGCGCCGCCGAAGAACGCCATCGGCACGAACACCGACGTCAGCACGACGGTGATCCCGACGATCGCGCCGCTGATCTGCTTCATCGCCTTCACGGTCGCCTCGTACGGCGGCAGCTTTTCCTCGACCATCAGCCGCTCGACGTTCTCGACGACGACGATCGCGTCGTCGACGAGGATGCCGATCGCGAGCACCATCCCGAACATCGTCAGCACGTTGATCGAGAAGCCCGCGGCGAGCATCGCGCCGAACGTGCCGAGAAGCGCGACGGGCACGACGAGCGTCGGAATCAGCGT comes from Burkholderia savannae and encodes:
- a CDS encoding efflux transporter outer membrane subunit codes for the protein MMTPLSVRNGSCRSGRPGAPRAWPIALAAALVAGCTLAPRYERPAAPVPASYARTDAAASRDAAASAADGGARGMPGARDAANASGAHEMHELHELQEVHDTHDTHDMRLDDWRAYFTDPSLRTLIDAALANNRDLRIATLRIQEARGLYGVARADRLPSIDGNLGYERTRQYDPVLRESATSTLYRAGVGVSAFEIDLFGRVKSLSDAALAEYFATAEGRRAAHISLIAEVASAYVAERALVDQLALAERTLAARDATYALTQRRYAAGTSTAIELRTAEMLVASARASKAALEREHTQATSALKLLAGDFTTTLPAGAPALDEFAVAPVSPGLPSDLLEQRPDIRQAEQRLVAANANIGAARAAFFPRITLTTDAGSVSDAFSGLFSAGSSVWTFAPRLTLPIFAGGRNRANLDVADARKDIAVADYEKTIQTAFREVADALAARDQIDAQLAAQQAAYGADTERLRLAQRRYGSGVASYLELLDAQRSTFESGQELIRLKQLRLTNAIALYRALGGGWSRAACGGGDICPQA
- a CDS encoding multidrug efflux RND transporter permease subunit; the protein is MARFFIGRPVFAWVISLFIMMGGVFAIRALPVAQYPDIAPPVVSIYATYPGASAQVVEESVTAVIEREMNGVPGLLYTSATSSAGQASLYLTFKQGVSADLAAVDVQNRLKTVEARLPEPVRRDGISVEKAADNIQLVVSLTSEDGRLSAVQLGEYASANVVQALRRVEGVGKVQFWGAEYAMRIWPDPVKMAALNLTASDIAAAVRAHNARVTIGDIGRSAVPDSAPIAATVLADAPLATPDAFGAIALRARADGSTLFLRDVARVEFGGNDYNYPSFVNGKTATGMGIKLAPGSNAVATEKRIRATMDELSTFFPPGVKYQIPYETSSFVRVSMSKVVTTLVEAGVLVFAVMFLFMQNLRATLIPTLVVPVALLGTFGAMLAAGFSINVLTMFGMVLAIGILVDDAIVVVENVERLMVEEKLPPYEATVKAMKQISGAIVGITVVLTSVFVPMAFFGGAVGNIYRQFALALAVSIGFSAFLALSLTPALCATLLKPVADDHHDKGGFFGWFNRFVARSTGRYTRRVGQVLERPLRWLVVYGALTALAALLITKLPTAFLPDEDQGNFMVMVVRPQGTPLAETMQSVRRVEEYVRGEEPSAYTFALGGFNLYGEGPNGGMIFVTLKDWKERKRAHDQVQAIVARINERFAGTPNTTVFAMNSPALPDLGSTGGFDFRLQDRGGLGYAALAAAREKLLADGRKNPVLADLMFAGTQDAPQLKLDIDRAKASALGVSMDEINATLAVMFGSDYIGDFMHGAQVRRVIVQADGPHRLDPDDVTKLRVRNARGEMVPLAAFATLQWTIGPPQLTRYNGFPSFTINGSAAAGHSSGEAMAAIERIASALPAGVGYAWSGQSYEERLSGAQAPMLFALSVLVVFLALAALYESWSIPFAVMLVVPLGVIGAVAGVTLRAMPNDIYFKVGLIATIGLSAKNAILIVEVAKDLVAQGRSLADAALEAARLRLRPIVMTSLAFGVGVLPLAFATGAASGAQVAIGTGVLGGVISATLFAIFLVPLFFVCVGRVFDVSPRRRGGANAALEIK